The Mesobacillus jeotgali genome window below encodes:
- the eno gene encoding phosphopyruvate hydratase, whose product MPFITDVYAREVLDSRGNPTVEVEVFTESGAFGRALVPSGASTGEYEAVELRDGDKGRYLGKGVLKAVENVNEIIAPFLVGEEFNVLDQNGIDQALIELDGTENKGKLGANAILGVSMAVAHAAADYLDLPLYQYLGGFNSKQLPVPMMNIVNGGEHADNNVDIQEFMVMPVGAENFREALRMGAEIFHSLKAVLKEKGLNTAVGDEGGFAPNLGSNEEALQTIVTAIEKAGYKPGEQVMLAMDAASSEFYNKEDGKYHLSGEGVVKTSVEMVDWYEEMASKYPIISIEDGLDENDWEGHKLLTERLGGKVQLVGDDLFVTNTKKLAQGIEQGVGNSILIKVNQIGTLTETFDAIEMAKRAGYTAVISHRSGETEDSTIADIAVATNAGQIKTGAPSRTDRVAKYNQLLRIEDQLGETARFNGIKSFYNLKK is encoded by the coding sequence ATGCCATTCATTACAGACGTATACGCACGCGAAGTATTAGATTCCCGCGGTAACCCAACAGTTGAGGTAGAAGTTTTCACAGAATCAGGCGCTTTCGGACGCGCATTAGTTCCAAGTGGTGCTTCTACTGGTGAATACGAAGCAGTTGAACTTCGTGACGGCGACAAAGGCCGCTACCTTGGAAAAGGTGTTTTAAAAGCAGTTGAAAACGTGAACGAAATCATCGCACCATTCTTGGTTGGCGAAGAGTTCAACGTTCTTGACCAAAACGGCATCGACCAGGCACTAATCGAATTAGATGGTACTGAAAACAAAGGCAAGCTTGGCGCTAACGCAATCCTAGGCGTTTCTATGGCTGTTGCACACGCTGCGGCAGACTATCTTGACCTACCTTTATACCAATACCTTGGCGGATTCAACTCCAAGCAGCTTCCAGTTCCAATGATGAACATCGTGAACGGCGGCGAGCACGCTGATAACAACGTGGACATCCAGGAATTCATGGTCATGCCTGTTGGCGCTGAGAACTTCCGTGAAGCACTTCGCATGGGTGCGGAAATCTTCCACAGCTTGAAGGCAGTTTTAAAAGAAAAAGGCTTGAACACAGCTGTAGGTGACGAAGGCGGATTCGCTCCAAACCTAGGTTCAAACGAAGAAGCACTTCAAACAATCGTTACGGCAATCGAAAAAGCAGGCTACAAGCCAGGCGAGCAAGTCATGCTGGCTATGGATGCTGCATCTTCTGAGTTCTACAACAAAGAAGACGGCAAGTATCACCTTTCTGGAGAAGGCGTTGTGAAGACATCTGTAGAAATGGTTGACTGGTACGAAGAAATGGCTTCCAAGTACCCAATCATCTCAATCGAAGACGGTTTGGATGAAAACGACTGGGAAGGCCACAAGCTATTGACTGAGCGCCTTGGCGGCAAAGTCCAGCTTGTTGGTGACGACTTGTTCGTTACAAACACGAAGAAGCTTGCTCAAGGTATCGAGCAAGGCGTTGGCAACTCAATCCTGATCAAGGTTAACCAAATCGGTACTTTGACTGAAACATTCGACGCAATCGAAATGGCGAAGCGCGCAGGTTACACTGCTGTCATCTCTCACCGTTCTGGTGAAACAGAAGATTCAACAATCGCTGACATCGCTGTTGCAACGAACGCTGGCCAAATCAAGACTGGTGCACCATCACGTACAGACCGCGTAGCGAAGTATAACCAGCTTCTTCGCATCGAAGACCAGCTTGGCGAAACAGCTCGCTTCAACGGAATCAAATCTTTCTACAACCTTAAGAAGTAA
- the gpmI gene encoding 2,3-bisphosphoglycerate-independent phosphoglycerate mutase: MSKTSPTALIILDGFALRGERMGNAVAQAKKPNFDRYWNHYPHAQLIASGEAVGLPEGQMGNSEVGHLNIGAGRIVYQSLTRVNISIREGEFEKNETFLAAIKHAKEKGTALHLMGLLSDGGVHSHIEHMFALLKLAASEGLEKVYVHGFLDGRDVGPQTAPGYIKQTLEKMSEIGVGEFATISGRYYSMDRDKRWERVEKSYRSMVYGDGPTYSNPMELIEDNYNNGIFDEFVVPSVLVRTDGSPVATIQNDDAVIFYNFRPDRAIQISNTFTNKDFRSFDRGEGHPENLHFVCLTHFSETVDGYVAFEPSNLDNTVGEVISQAGMTQLRIAETEKYPHVTFFMSGGREQEFPGEKRILINSPKVATYDLQPEMSANEVTEALLKEIEADNFDAILLNFANPDMVGHSGMLEPTIQAIETVDECLGRIVDLIVSKGGTAIITADHGNADEVVTLEGNPMTAHTTNPVPVIVTKEGVELREDGILGDLAPTMLELLGLNQPAEMTGKSLIKK, translated from the coding sequence ATGAGTAAGACGTCACCAACAGCTTTGATCATTCTGGACGGTTTCGCATTGCGCGGCGAACGGATGGGAAATGCCGTAGCCCAGGCGAAAAAGCCGAATTTTGACCGTTACTGGAACCATTATCCGCATGCACAGTTAATTGCGAGTGGGGAAGCGGTCGGCCTGCCAGAGGGCCAAATGGGCAACTCTGAGGTAGGACACCTGAACATCGGTGCCGGCCGCATTGTGTACCAGAGCCTGACACGCGTGAACATTTCGATCCGTGAAGGCGAGTTTGAAAAAAATGAAACATTCCTTGCCGCAATCAAGCATGCGAAAGAAAAAGGCACTGCCCTTCATCTGATGGGCTTGCTGTCTGACGGCGGCGTTCACAGCCATATTGAGCATATGTTTGCTCTATTGAAGCTGGCTGCCAGCGAAGGTCTGGAAAAAGTGTATGTACACGGATTCCTTGATGGACGCGATGTCGGACCGCAAACTGCGCCAGGATACATCAAACAAACGCTAGAGAAAATGAGTGAAATCGGTGTCGGTGAATTTGCGACGATTTCTGGGCGATACTATTCTATGGACCGCGACAAGCGCTGGGAGCGTGTGGAGAAATCCTACCGTTCCATGGTGTATGGAGACGGACCTACGTATTCAAACCCAATGGAGTTGATCGAAGATAACTATAATAATGGAATCTTTGACGAATTCGTTGTTCCATCGGTGCTAGTGCGTACTGATGGTTCACCGGTTGCGACGATCCAGAACGACGATGCTGTGATTTTCTACAACTTCCGTCCTGACCGCGCAATCCAGATTTCAAACACTTTTACCAATAAAGACTTCCGTTCATTCGATCGAGGAGAAGGCCATCCTGAAAACCTTCACTTCGTGTGCCTGACTCACTTCAGTGAAACAGTTGACGGTTACGTGGCATTCGAACCATCAAACCTTGATAATACTGTCGGTGAAGTGATTTCACAGGCTGGAATGACTCAGCTTCGCATCGCTGAAACGGAAAAATATCCGCACGTGACATTCTTCATGAGCGGGGGCCGTGAGCAGGAATTCCCTGGTGAAAAGCGGATCCTGATCAACTCGCCAAAGGTTGCGACTTATGACTTGCAGCCTGAAATGAGCGCTAATGAGGTTACGGAGGCATTGCTCAAGGAAATCGAAGCAGATAACTTCGACGCGATTTTATTGAACTTTGCTAACCCTGATATGGTTGGACACTCAGGTATGCTTGAGCCAACAATTCAGGCAATTGAAACAGTTGACGAATGTCTTGGTCGTATCGTTGACCTGATCGTTTCTAAGGGTGGAACAGCCATTATCACTGCTGACCACGGAAATGCGGATGAGGTTGTTACCCTTGAAGGAAACCCGATGACCGCACACACAACAAACCCGGTACCTGTCATTGTAACGAAAGAGGGCGTGGAGCTCCGTGAAGACGGAATCCTTGGCGACCTTGCACCGACAATGCTTGAATTACTGGGACTGAACCAGCCAGCAGAAATGACTGGAAAATCATTGATTAAAAAATAA
- the tpiA gene encoding triose-phosphate isomerase — MRKPIIAGNWKMHKTLPEAKDFIEKVSGLVPSNDKVESVVCAPALFLGQLVELTQNSDVEIGAQNMHFEESGAFTGEVSPKALQDIGAKYVIIGHSERREMFNETDDTVNKKTLSAFKYNLTPIVCCGETLEQRENGETNEFVGGQIKAALNGLTDEQVKQTVIAYEPIWAIGTGKSSTAEDANETCAHIRKVVAEQFSPEVAEAVRIQYGGSVKPANIKEYMSQSDIDGALVGGASLETDSFLQLLEAGSNE, encoded by the coding sequence ATGCGTAAACCGATCATTGCAGGAAACTGGAAAATGCATAAAACGCTGCCTGAAGCCAAAGATTTTATCGAAAAAGTAAGCGGACTTGTTCCGTCAAACGACAAGGTTGAATCAGTAGTTTGTGCTCCGGCATTGTTCCTAGGACAGCTTGTCGAGCTTACACAGAATTCAGACGTAGAAATTGGCGCTCAAAACATGCACTTTGAAGAAAGCGGTGCTTTTACAGGCGAAGTGAGCCCAAAAGCATTGCAGGACATCGGTGCAAAATACGTGATCATTGGTCACTCTGAACGCCGCGAAATGTTCAATGAAACAGATGACACTGTCAATAAAAAGACTTTGTCAGCATTCAAATACAATTTGACTCCGATCGTTTGCTGTGGCGAAACGCTTGAACAGCGCGAAAACGGCGAAACAAACGAGTTTGTCGGCGGACAGATCAAAGCGGCGCTTAACGGCCTGACAGATGAACAAGTGAAGCAAACTGTCATCGCTTATGAGCCAATCTGGGCGATCGGAACAGGTAAATCTTCTACAGCAGAAGATGCAAATGAAACTTGCGCGCACATCCGCAAGGTGGTTGCAGAGCAATTTTCACCAGAAGTGGCTGAAGCAGTCCGCATCCAGTATGGCGGAAGCGTAAAGCCAGCTAACATCAAGGAATACATGTCGCAATCTGACATCGACGGCGCATTAGTCGGCGGAGCAAGCCTTGAGACAGATTCTTTCTTACAGCTATTGGAGGCAGGTTCCAATGAGTAA